In one Desulfoferula mesophila genomic region, the following are encoded:
- the cobU gene encoding bifunctional adenosylcobinamide kinase/adenosylcobinamide-phosphate guanylyltransferase: protein MSPAPHSVLILGGAKSGKSSYAQALAESWGGRLVYVATAQAHDAEMTRRIARHQADRGEAWSTLEEPLALEAALEEADGPGAVFLVDCLTLWLSNLVLAAELDDDQVVERGEALARLLPSLEARIILVANEVGLGIVPENALARRWRDLAGSLNQRLARACDAVLLITAGLPLALKGGPLPLS from the coding sequence ATGAGCCCCGCGCCTCACAGCGTCTTGATCCTGGGCGGGGCCAAGAGCGGCAAGAGCTCTTACGCCCAGGCCCTGGCCGAGTCCTGGGGCGGGCGGCTGGTCTACGTGGCCACGGCTCAAGCCCATGACGCGGAGATGACCCGGCGCATCGCCCGCCACCAGGCCGACCGGGGCGAGGCCTGGTCCACCCTGGAGGAGCCCCTGGCGCTGGAGGCGGCCCTTGAGGAGGCCGACGGGCCGGGCGCCGTCTTTTTGGTGGATTGCCTCACCCTGTGGCTGAGCAACCTGGTGTTGGCCGCCGAGCTGGACGACGACCAGGTGGTGGAGCGGGGCGAGGCCCTGGCCCGCCTGCTGCCCTCCCTGGAGGCCCGAATAATCCTGGTGGCCAACGAGGTGGGCCTGGGCATCGTGCCTGAAAACGCCTTGGCCCGGCGCTGGCGCGACCTGGCCGGTTCCCTGAACCAGCGCCTGGCCCGCGCCTGCGACGCGGTTTTACTGATTACCGCCGGCCTGCCTCTGGCCCTCAAGGGCGGGCCGCTGCCCCTGTCATGA
- a CDS encoding LolA family protein, producing MKNFFFKTSSCGLLLFFVSLYLLAVASLALATSSAQPESPALLAQRVQERYRNVQSMAADYQRSSSFVSLGAQSGGREVVGSGHLIWARPLKLRLDQEKPRREMIITGGGEAWWVRPGRKQADLYPFSQFTSGLTSLLDALGGLSGLERDYKVGEASVKERDAAPAGSALLSLEPRQQRADLKELVLIFAGNDLTLRGFVIYNLVGDRTAYSFSTLQINPAVNPALFDYEPPADYRLVDHRPIMGTKDPQAK from the coding sequence GTGAAAAACTTTTTTTTCAAAACATCTTCCTGCGGCCTTCTGCTATTTTTTGTATCGCTCTACCTGCTCGCTGTCGCTTCGTTAGCCCTGGCCACCAGCAGCGCCCAACCCGAATCCCCGGCCCTGCTGGCCCAGCGGGTGCAGGAGCGCTATCGGAACGTGCAGAGCATGGCCGCCGACTACCAGCGCTCCAGCAGCTTCGTATCCCTGGGGGCCCAAAGCGGCGGGCGCGAGGTGGTCGGCTCCGGCCACCTGATATGGGCCCGGCCCCTGAAGCTGCGCCTGGATCAAGAGAAGCCGCGCCGGGAGATGATCATCACCGGCGGAGGCGAGGCCTGGTGGGTGCGGCCGGGGCGCAAGCAGGCGGATCTCTACCCCTTTAGCCAATTCACCAGCGGGCTCACCTCGCTCCTGGACGCCCTGGGCGGCCTGTCCGGCCTGGAGCGGGACTACAAGGTGGGCGAGGCCTCGGTAAAGGAAAGGGACGCCGCTCCCGCGGGCAGCGCGCTGCTCTCCCTGGAGCCCCGCCAACAGCGGGCCGACCTCAAGGAACTGGTGCTGATTTTCGCGGGGAACGACCTGACCCTGAGAGGCTTTGTCATCTACAACCTGGTGGGCGACCGCACCGCCTACAGTTTCTCCACGCTGCAAATCAACCCCGCCGTCAATCCGGCGCTGTTCGACTACGAGCCCCCGGCCGATTACCGGCTGGTGGACCACCGGCCCATAATGGGCACCAAGGACCCCCAGGCCAAATGA
- a CDS encoding FtsK/SpoIIIE family DNA translocase translates to MSAKRPQKKTKPPKARAPKPRKAKAPKPRRASKGLNDRALAALAQVGRTLGAALLVLVALGVGLALASYSAADPSPLNQAKGPAGNLLGAPGAALAGAAYGIFGLGAWWLVILPLPAAWLLWSGRAAGRTLPYWAAGLGLLVSSAAFLGAVRASVGLGGAPLPLGGGAGRAAALGLGQVGSWLAWGLPLLVVLASLGMLAWSLWPLLGPLWRASRVDGPLAQQAVSPLSLRPDEPGRTFAEPELEPEPRVDIIISRPEPAPEPVPEPVAPAEPDPDPVPAARNGGEGPVIKPRLAGGASASGVVAPTPKKGRFKLPDLDLLDPGPGPAPPEQAEALRATSKVLEEKLADFGVQGAVREVAPGPVVTRFEFKPAPGVKISKVAGLADDLAMVMRAKSIRIVAPIPGKAVIGIEIPNPTREMVALRELLSAQVYQKDNARLTVAVGKDILGHPVVTNLARMPHLLIAGATGAGKSVFINCLVLSILYRCTPEQVRILMVDPKRIELSAYSDIPHLLYPIITSPKEATAGLRWAVREMERRYELLAELGVKNIESFNRRLADRGPIAAPEGVDNNGREYLEPLPYILVFIDELADLMMVSSKEVEGLITRLAQMARAAGIHLILATQRPSVDVITGLIKANFPARISFKVASRVDSRTILDQQGAEHLLGRGDMLFVPPDTSGVSRLHGAFVSEEEIDRVTAFWKGQAPPEYDDSVVAATEEGNGGEGGAADDELYPEAVALVRESGQASISYVQRRLKVGYNRAANLIEQMERDGIVGPSEGSKPRQVLMRD, encoded by the coding sequence TTGTCCGCCAAACGCCCCCAAAAGAAAACCAAGCCCCCCAAGGCCCGGGCCCCCAAGCCTCGCAAGGCCAAGGCGCCCAAGCCGCGCAGGGCCTCCAAAGGCCTGAACGACCGGGCGTTGGCCGCCCTGGCCCAGGTGGGGCGCACCCTGGGGGCGGCTCTGTTGGTGCTGGTCGCCCTGGGGGTGGGGCTGGCCCTGGCTTCTTATAGCGCGGCCGACCCTTCGCCCCTGAACCAAGCCAAGGGCCCGGCTGGCAATCTGCTGGGCGCGCCGGGCGCGGCCCTGGCCGGGGCGGCCTACGGCATCTTCGGGCTGGGGGCTTGGTGGCTGGTGATCCTGCCTTTGCCCGCCGCCTGGCTCTTGTGGTCGGGCCGGGCCGCCGGGCGCACGCTGCCTTATTGGGCCGCCGGTCTGGGCCTGCTGGTGTCCTCGGCCGCCTTCTTGGGCGCGGTCCGGGCCAGCGTGGGCCTGGGCGGGGCGCCTCTGCCGCTGGGCGGCGGCGCGGGCCGGGCGGCCGCCCTGGGCCTGGGGCAGGTGGGCAGTTGGCTGGCTTGGGGGTTGCCCCTTTTGGTGGTTTTAGCCTCTCTGGGCATGCTGGCCTGGTCCCTGTGGCCCCTGCTGGGGCCCTTGTGGCGCGCCTCCCGGGTAGACGGCCCCCTGGCCCAGCAGGCGGTATCGCCGCTCAGCCTGCGCCCGGACGAACCTGGCCGGACGTTCGCCGAGCCGGAGCTAGAGCCGGAGCCCAGGGTTGACATAATCATCTCCCGCCCCGAGCCGGCTCCGGAGCCGGTTCCCGAACCGGTTGCCCCGGCGGAGCCCGACCCCGACCCGGTGCCGGCCGCCCGGAACGGCGGCGAGGGCCCGGTGATCAAGCCCCGCCTGGCCGGGGGAGCCTCGGCCTCCGGGGTGGTGGCCCCCACGCCCAAAAAGGGCCGCTTCAAGCTGCCCGACCTGGATCTCCTGGACCCCGGCCCCGGCCCGGCCCCGCCGGAGCAGGCCGAGGCGCTCCGGGCCACCAGCAAGGTGCTGGAGGAGAAGCTGGCCGACTTCGGGGTGCAGGGCGCGGTGCGCGAGGTGGCCCCCGGTCCGGTGGTCACCCGCTTCGAGTTCAAGCCCGCGCCGGGGGTGAAGATCAGCAAGGTGGCCGGGCTGGCCGACGACCTGGCCATGGTCATGCGGGCCAAGTCCATCCGCATCGTGGCCCCCATTCCGGGCAAGGCGGTGATCGGCATCGAGATACCCAACCCCACCCGGGAGATGGTGGCCCTGCGCGAGCTCCTGTCGGCCCAGGTCTACCAAAAGGACAACGCGCGGCTCACCGTGGCCGTGGGCAAGGACATCCTGGGCCACCCGGTGGTGACCAACCTGGCCCGCATGCCCCACCTGCTCATCGCCGGGGCCACCGGCGCGGGCAAGAGCGTGTTCATCAACTGCCTGGTGCTGTCCATCCTCTACCGCTGCACCCCGGAGCAGGTGCGCATCCTCATGGTGGACCCCAAGCGCATCGAACTCTCCGCTTACAGCGACATCCCTCACTTGCTCTACCCCATCATCACCAGCCCCAAGGAGGCCACCGCCGGGCTGCGCTGGGCGGTGCGCGAGATGGAGCGGCGCTACGAGCTGTTGGCCGAGCTGGGGGTGAAGAACATCGAATCGTTCAACCGCCGCCTGGCCGATCGGGGTCCCATCGCCGCGCCCGAGGGGGTGGACAACAACGGCCGGGAATACCTGGAGCCCTTGCCCTATATCCTGGTGTTCATCGACGAGTTGGCCGACCTGATGATGGTCAGCTCCAAGGAGGTGGAGGGGCTCATCACCCGCCTGGCCCAGATGGCCCGGGCGGCGGGCATCCACCTGATCCTGGCCACCCAGCGGCCCAGCGTGGACGTGATCACCGGGCTGATCAAGGCCAACTTCCCGGCCCGCATCTCCTTCAAGGTGGCCAGCCGGGTGGACAGCCGCACCATCCTGGACCAGCAGGGGGCCGAGCACCTTTTGGGCCGGGGCGACATGCTCTTCGTGCCGCCGGACACCTCCGGGGTCAGCCGCCTGCACGGGGCCTTTGTCAGCGAGGAGGAGATCGACCGGGTCACCGCCTTTTGGAAAGGCCAGGCCCCGCCCGAGTACGACGATAGCGTGGTTGCCGCCACCGAGGAAGGCAACGGCGGCGAGGGTGGCGCGGCCGACGACGAGCTGTACCCCGAGGCGGTGGCCCTGGTGCGCGAGAGCGGCCAGGCCTCCATCAGCTACGTGCAGCGCCGCCTCAAGGTGGGCTACAACCGGGCGGCCAACCTCATCGAGCAGATGGAGCGCGACGGAATCGTGGGCCCCAGCGAGGGCTCCAAACCCCGCCAGGTGTTGATGCGGGATTAA
- a CDS encoding lysophospholipid acyltransferase family protein: protein MVLLTIPFSLAAIIGGALGVNPHKLQWAPRGWARLLMRGILCRVRLVGGQDLDPEEAYVFAGNHASALDIPSLQSVMPKNFRWVAKKELFSIPLFGPALSALNNIPVDRSESRQAMQSLILASRRVSDGASVVIFPEGTRSEDGRLLPFKSGGFLLAIKSGKPVVPFYLHGTRQALANDRLLLDPGPIEVILGEPIKTEGLKAGDREDLSELVRERILELQRNAGDEPPVDSPPSAP, encoded by the coding sequence ATGGTGTTGTTGACCATTCCTTTTTCCCTGGCGGCCATAATCGGCGGAGCGCTGGGCGTCAATCCCCACAAGCTGCAATGGGCTCCGCGGGGCTGGGCCCGGCTGCTCATGCGGGGCATCCTGTGCCGGGTGCGCCTGGTGGGGGGGCAAGACCTGGACCCGGAGGAAGCCTACGTGTTCGCGGGCAACCATGCCTCGGCCCTGGATATCCCCTCCCTACAATCGGTGATGCCCAAAAACTTCCGCTGGGTGGCCAAAAAGGAGCTGTTTTCCATACCCTTGTTCGGCCCGGCCCTGAGCGCCCTTAACAATATACCCGTGGACCGCTCGGAAAGCCGCCAGGCCATGCAAAGCCTGATTTTGGCCTCCCGCCGGGTGAGCGACGGGGCCAGCGTGGTGATCTTTCCCGAGGGAACCCGCTCCGAAGACGGCAGGCTTTTGCCCTTTAAGAGCGGAGGGTTCCTGCTGGCCATCAAGTCGGGCAAGCCGGTGGTGCCTTTTTACCTGCACGGCACCCGCCAGGCCCTGGCCAACGACCGCCTGCTGTTGGACCCCGGCCCCATAGAGGTTATCCTGGGCGAGCCCATAAAGACCGAGGGGCTGAAGGCCGGGGATCGCGAAGATCTGTCGGAGCTGGTGCGGGAGCGCATCCTCGAGTTGCAGAGAAATGCCGGGGATGAACCTCCGGTTGACAGCCCCCCTAGCGCCCCCTAG
- a CDS encoding single-stranded DNA-binding protein, with translation MARGVNKVILIGNLGADPELKYTPSGTAVCTFRLATSESFKDRDGNMQERTEWHRIVAWTKLGEIAAQYLSKGRQVYVEGSIRTRSWEDQSGERKYMTEIVARDIQFLGGQGGGQGGGQGGGGYGGGGGGGNYGGGGNDFGGPPSTDDDIPF, from the coding sequence ATGGCCCGTGGCGTCAATAAAGTCATTCTCATCGGCAACCTGGGCGCAGACCCGGAACTGAAGTATACCCCAAGCGGCACGGCCGTGTGCACCTTCCGCTTGGCCACCAGCGAGTCTTTCAAGGACCGCGACGGCAATATGCAGGAGCGCACCGAGTGGCATCGCATAGTGGCCTGGACCAAGCTCGGCGAGATCGCGGCGCAATACCTGTCCAAAGGCCGCCAGGTCTACGTCGAGGGTTCCATCCGGACCCGTTCCTGGGAAGACCAAAGCGGCGAGCGTAAGTACATGACCGAAATCGTGGCCCGCGACATCCAGTTCCTGGGCGGCCAGGGCGGCGGCCAAGGCGGCGGCCAGGGCGGCGGCGGTTACGGCGGTGGTGGTGGGGGAGGCAATTATGGAGGCGGCGGCAACGACTTCGGCGGTCCGCCTTCCACGGACGACGATATCCCCTTCTAA
- a CDS encoding glycosyltransferase family 2 protein, whose translation MNSNPAITVLMPAYNCGPYVGEAIESILGQTFRDFELLIINDGSTDDTREVILSFQDPRIRFLDNGRNLGAANSSNIGMGRARGAYIARMDADDLSLPSRLERQYEFMEGNPQTVACGTGLEFFSDEPLDRSWPMRNDPERLKVDLFFHSPLIHGSLMFRRSPLRRHGIQYDPRCVVAQDYDFISRLARVGDLGAVEEILYRYRRYADQATVKRQVEQGRTSRHIRARLLKELGLEFTPQELEVHNLLAVHHFTELGGRVDEAERWLAKLYSALTDVGGHSPDKVRAALWNYCLLLCLSLPPRRGLACLARIFRPPLSAVFPWQNMSPYKMLLYYSYRKFVRT comes from the coding sequence ATGAACTCAAATCCCGCCATCACCGTACTCATGCCGGCTTACAATTGCGGCCCCTACGTGGGCGAGGCCATCGAGAGCATCCTTGGGCAGACCTTCCGGGACTTCGAATTGCTCATAATCAACGACGGGTCCACCGACGACACCCGTGAGGTGATCCTCTCCTTCCAGGACCCCAGGATCCGTTTTTTGGACAACGGGCGAAATCTGGGGGCGGCCAATTCCTCCAATATAGGCATGGGGCGGGCGCGCGGCGCCTACATCGCCAGAATGGACGCCGACGACCTCAGCCTGCCCTCTAGGCTGGAGCGCCAATACGAGTTTATGGAGGGCAATCCCCAGACCGTGGCCTGCGGCACCGGCCTGGAGTTTTTTTCCGATGAGCCCCTGGACCGCTCCTGGCCGATGCGCAACGACCCGGAGCGCCTGAAGGTGGACCTGTTTTTTCATTCTCCCCTGATTCACGGCAGCCTGATGTTTCGCAGGTCCCCGCTGCGCCGCCACGGCATCCAATACGATCCCCGGTGCGTGGTCGCCCAGGACTATGACTTCATCAGCCGCCTGGCCCGGGTGGGCGACCTGGGGGCGGTGGAGGAAATACTTTACCGTTATCGCCGGTATGCGGACCAAGCCACGGTCAAGCGCCAGGTGGAGCAGGGGCGGACCTCCCGCCACATCCGGGCCCGCCTGCTGAAGGAGTTGGGCCTAGAGTTCACTCCCCAGGAGTTGGAGGTGCATAACCTGCTGGCCGTCCACCATTTCACGGAGTTGGGCGGGCGGGTGGACGAGGCGGAGCGGTGGCTGGCCAAGCTCTACAGCGCCCTGACCGACGTTGGCGGCCATAGCCCGGACAAGGTCCGCGCCGCCTTGTGGAACTACTGTCTGCTCTTGTGCCTGTCCCTGCCCCCGCGCCGGGGCCTGGCCTGCCTGGCCAGGATATTCCGCCCGCCCCTGTCCGCCGTGTTTCCCTGGCAAAACATGTCGCCATACAAGATGTTGCTGTATTATTCGTATAGGAAGTTCGTCCGCACCTAG
- a CDS encoding L-threonylcarbamoyladenylate synthase: protein MLLEINPQNPQPRLIARVVEVLESGGVVAYPTDTLYGLGCDIHNKKALKRLHQIKGQPESKPFSFICPDLSDLSRYALVTNYAYKTLKRLLPGPYTFVLTGSREVPGMMLTRRKTAGIRVPGHPIPLAIVQALGRPLASATATDPDGHEYLHAWEIDEAMGKQLDLVIDGGPVPGQPSSVISLVDDQPEIIREGAGPVEEFRL, encoded by the coding sequence GTGCTGTTAGAGATCAACCCCCAGAACCCCCAACCGCGCCTGATCGCCAGGGTGGTGGAGGTGTTGGAAAGCGGCGGGGTTGTGGCCTACCCCACCGACACGCTCTACGGCCTGGGCTGCGACATCCACAACAAAAAAGCCCTCAAACGGCTGCACCAGATTAAAGGCCAGCCCGAGTCCAAGCCTTTCTCCTTCATTTGCCCCGACCTCAGCGACCTCAGCCGCTACGCCCTGGTTACCAACTACGCCTACAAAACCCTCAAACGCCTGCTGCCCGGCCCCTACACCTTCGTGCTCACCGGCAGCCGGGAGGTGCCGGGCATGATGCTCACCCGGCGCAAGACCGCGGGCATCAGGGTGCCGGGCCATCCCATACCCCTGGCCATCGTGCAGGCCCTGGGGCGGCCCCTGGCCAGCGCCACCGCCACCGATCCCGACGGGCATGAGTATTTGCACGCCTGGGAGATCGACGAAGCCATGGGCAAGCAGCTCGACCTGGTGATCGACGGTGGGCCGGTTCCGGGCCAACCCTCCAGCGTCATCAGCCTGGTGGACGACCAGCCCGAAATCATCCGCGAGGGGGCCGGGCCGGTGGAGGAGTTCCGCCTGTAA
- a CDS encoding aspartate/glutamate racemase family protein → MRKIGLIGGLGPESTLDYYKGIISSFAAAGANYDYPEIFIHSVSLARFMRLANAGEWAQVAEMLLESVEALGRAGADFAAIASNTPHLVFEAVSSRSPLPLVSIVEATLHRAVVMGLKRPGMLGTRLTMDSRLYQDRFEPEGMAVAVPLPEERELIQKRLDTEIEMGIFKDATRGELLRIVSRMRREQGIDSVILGCTELPLILGGDELGLPFLNTAAIHVAAIVEYCRA, encoded by the coding sequence ATGCGAAAAATCGGCTTGATCGGAGGCCTGGGGCCTGAATCCACCCTTGACTACTACAAGGGCATCATCAGCTCCTTCGCCGCCGCCGGGGCGAATTACGACTATCCCGAGATTTTCATCCACAGCGTCAGTCTGGCCCGGTTCATGCGCCTGGCCAACGCGGGTGAGTGGGCCCAAGTGGCCGAAATGCTCTTGGAAAGCGTGGAGGCCCTCGGCCGCGCCGGAGCCGACTTCGCGGCCATCGCCTCCAACACGCCCCATCTGGTCTTTGAGGCGGTGAGCTCGCGCTCCCCCCTGCCCCTGGTCAGCATCGTGGAGGCCACCCTGCACCGCGCCGTGGTCATGGGCCTCAAGAGACCGGGGATGCTGGGCACCCGCCTCACCATGGACTCGCGGCTATACCAGGACCGTTTCGAACCCGAGGGTATGGCGGTTGCAGTGCCCCTGCCCGAGGAACGCGAGCTCATCCAAAAGCGCCTGGACACCGAGATCGAGATGGGTATTTTCAAGGACGCCACCCGGGGAGAGCTGTTGCGCATCGTCTCGCGTATGCGACGCGAGCAAGGCATCGATTCGGTCATCCTGGGCTGCACGGAGTTGCCGCTCATCCTGGGAGGCGACGAGTTGGGCCTGCCTTTTTTAAACACCGCGGCCATCCATGTGGCGGCCATAGTGGAGTACTGCCGCGCCTGA
- a CDS encoding MFS transporter — translation MPPALEIDPAQGHPDFRRGLALLGIGLSVFMGTMDISIVVIALPTLMHDLGASLASVEWVVVSYALVITSLMLGVGRLGDMFGKKLVYLVGIAVFGAGSALCGLATSVWTLIAFRGVQALGAVMMQALGMGIVTEIFPAGQRGRVMGIIGTAVSLGLAVGHPLGGLLVGTVGWRAIFWVNLPVCLISWYMVLRYVPGDHHSGKGERFDLAGALLLFSALICYALAMTLGQHHGFSSGASPLLFLAAAVGVALFLWVEARSAQPMMPLSLFRDPEYALGLVMSWNSFLILGGMFILPIYLQAAEGYSPQQAGFLMLVVPVCMGIVSHPAGWCADRFGPRLVSLAGLVLLVLGCLTISGITLHLSVTEYVLRTLPLGLGLGLFQVPNNSSIMGRSPRNRLGVSSGLVSLSRTLGNTSGVPLMGAVFSVYLLAAAPGLDPDKLMTAPPQALVAGLDGVFGMAAWLGSSSIAVGMAAWWLERRRRGEAPTARTGR, via the coding sequence ATGCCTCCAGCCCTGGAAATAGACCCGGCCCAGGGGCACCCCGACTTCCGGCGCGGCCTGGCCCTGCTGGGCATCGGGCTCAGCGTGTTCATGGGTACCATGGACATCAGCATCGTGGTCATCGCCCTGCCCACCCTCATGCACGACCTGGGGGCCTCCCTGGCCAGCGTGGAGTGGGTGGTGGTGAGCTACGCCCTGGTCATCACCTCGCTGATGCTGGGAGTGGGCCGCCTGGGCGACATGTTCGGCAAGAAGCTGGTCTACCTGGTGGGTATCGCGGTGTTCGGAGCGGGCTCGGCCCTGTGCGGCCTGGCCACCAGCGTCTGGACCCTCATCGCCTTCCGGGGGGTGCAGGCCCTCGGCGCGGTGATGATGCAGGCCCTGGGCATGGGCATCGTCACCGAGATATTTCCGGCCGGCCAGCGGGGCAGGGTGATGGGCATCATCGGCACGGCGGTGTCCCTGGGCCTGGCGGTGGGCCATCCTCTGGGCGGGCTCTTGGTGGGCACCGTGGGCTGGCGGGCCATCTTCTGGGTCAACCTGCCGGTGTGCCTCATCTCCTGGTACATGGTCCTGCGCTACGTGCCCGGCGACCACCACAGCGGCAAGGGCGAGCGCTTCGACCTGGCCGGGGCCCTGCTATTGTTCAGCGCCCTTATCTGCTACGCCCTGGCCATGACCCTGGGCCAGCACCACGGCTTCTCCTCCGGCGCCTCGCCCCTGTTGTTTTTGGCGGCGGCGGTGGGGGTGGCCCTGTTTTTGTGGGTGGAGGCACGCAGCGCCCAGCCCATGATGCCCCTGTCCCTGTTTCGGGATCCGGAGTACGCCCTGGGCCTGGTCATGAGCTGGAACAGTTTTTTGATCCTGGGGGGGATGTTCATCCTGCCCATCTACCTGCAGGCGGCGGAGGGCTATTCCCCCCAACAGGCGGGTTTCCTCATGTTGGTGGTGCCGGTGTGCATGGGCATCGTCTCCCACCCCGCCGGCTGGTGCGCCGACCGTTTCGGGCCGCGTCTGGTCAGCCTGGCCGGGCTGGTGCTCCTGGTGCTCGGCTGCCTGACCATCAGCGGAATCACCCTGCACCTCTCGGTTACGGAATACGTCTTGCGGACGCTGCCCCTGGGCCTGGGCCTGGGGCTGTTCCAGGTGCCCAACAACAGCTCCATCATGGGCCGCTCCCCCCGCAACCGGCTGGGGGTGTCTTCCGGCCTGGTGTCTCTGTCGCGCACCCTGGGCAACACCTCCGGGGTGCCGCTCATGGGTGCGGTCTTCAGCGTGTACCTGTTGGCGGCGGCTCCGGGTCTGGACCCGGACAAGCTGATGACCGCCCCGCCCCAAGCCCTGGTGGCCGGGCTGGACGGGGTGTTCGGCATGGCTGCCTGGCTGGGCAGCAGCAGTATCGCCGTGGGCATGGCGGCCTGGTGGCTGGAGCGCCGCCGCCGGGGCGAGGCCCCCACCGCCCGCACGGGCCGCTAG
- a CDS encoding EI24 domain-containing protein, translating into MRASANPLTFLRAFWSPLRGLRLLWDHKRLWPLAAAPFLLNLILFGLAFWLSYAYLGDWVRGLLPGGEGWWWAALLYVALVLLVLALLGAQIYLFAVVGRVVAEPFLEILTRRTEALAQGMPAGAPWSDAGLLRDMLRVLRQSLKRLVIYLGVMLPLLLVNLVPGVGAILYAVLAWLFTAYFLALEFMDYPLDRRGLSLQQKSRYVRGMGLGWLGFGSAVLVIGLVPVVNFALLPLAAMGGTLLYLERPLSAA; encoded by the coding sequence ATGAGGGCGTCGGCCAATCCCCTGACTTTTCTGCGCGCCTTTTGGTCTCCTCTGCGAGGCCTGCGCTTGTTGTGGGACCACAAGCGCCTGTGGCCCCTGGCCGCGGCGCCCTTTTTGCTCAACCTGATCCTCTTCGGCCTGGCCTTCTGGCTAAGCTACGCCTACCTGGGCGACTGGGTGCGGGGGCTTTTGCCCGGCGGAGAGGGCTGGTGGTGGGCGGCGCTGTTGTACGTGGCGCTGGTGCTGCTGGTCCTGGCCCTGTTGGGGGCGCAGATATATCTGTTCGCCGTGGTGGGCCGGGTGGTGGCCGAACCCTTTCTGGAAATCCTCACCCGCCGCACCGAGGCCCTGGCCCAGGGCATGCCCGCCGGCGCGCCCTGGAGCGATGCCGGACTGCTGCGCGACATGCTCAGGGTGCTGCGCCAGAGCCTTAAGCGCCTGGTCATCTACCTGGGGGTGATGCTGCCCCTGCTGCTGGTCAACTTGGTCCCCGGGGTGGGGGCCATACTCTACGCGGTGCTGGCCTGGCTGTTCACCGCCTATTTCCTGGCCCTGGAGTTCATGGACTATCCCCTGGACCGCCGGGGCCTGAGCCTCCAGCAAAAGTCGCGCTACGTGCGCGGCATGGGCCTGGGCTGGTTGGGCTTCGGCAGCGCGGTACTGGTCATAGGCCTGGTGCCGGTGGTCAACTTCGCCCTGTTGCCCCTGGCGGCCATGGGCGGCACTCTGCTCTACCTGGAGCGCCCGCTCTCCGCCGCCTGA
- the sppA gene encoding signal peptide peptidase SppA codes for MKKHPLALAIGVCALIVALFGGALVFIKPGLRPEALFGGKIAVLPVTGLISSSKEFNKYLIRLRRDDSVKAIIIRLNSGGGGAAASQEMYMEVARTAKVKPVVASMGGVAASGAYYLAAACTKIVAAPATITGSIGVISTIPDLHQLLEKVGVKVQVLRSGELKGGGMLSRPLSPAERANFQELIDQTYQQFVSDVAKGRRMPYDKVKALANGGIYTGAKAKQLGLVDQLGNFQDAVNLAARLGGIKGQPTVVWPEKKGGFWAELLRDQARVLLKDLATDLGLRPGLDYRWPASPLNP; via the coding sequence ATGAAAAAACATCCCCTGGCCCTGGCCATTGGGGTATGTGCCCTGATCGTGGCCTTGTTCGGCGGAGCCCTGGTGTTTATCAAACCGGGGCTCCGCCCCGAGGCCCTTTTCGGCGGCAAGATCGCCGTGCTTCCCGTCACCGGCCTCATCAGCTCGTCCAAGGAATTCAACAAATATTTGATCCGCCTCAGGCGCGACGACTCGGTAAAGGCCATCATCATCCGGCTGAACTCCGGGGGCGGCGGCGCGGCCGCGTCCCAGGAGATGTACATGGAGGTGGCCCGCACCGCCAAGGTCAAGCCGGTGGTGGCCTCCATGGGCGGGGTGGCCGCCAGCGGGGCCTATTATTTGGCCGCCGCCTGCACCAAGATCGTGGCCGCCCCGGCCACCATCACCGGCTCCATCGGGGTCATCTCCACCATTCCCGACTTGCACCAGTTGCTGGAAAAGGTGGGGGTCAAGGTGCAGGTCTTGCGCTCCGGCGAGCTCAAGGGCGGGGGCATGCTTTCGCGCCCGCTCAGCCCGGCCGAGCGGGCCAACTTCCAGGAACTCATCGATCAGACCTATCAGCAGTTCGTGAGCGACGTGGCCAAGGGCCGCCGCATGCCCTACGACAAGGTCAAGGCCCTGGCCAACGGCGGAATCTACACCGGCGCCAAGGCCAAGCAACTGGGCCTGGTAGACCAACTGGGCAACTTCCAGGACGCGGTCAATCTGGCCGCCCGCCTGGGCGGCATCAAGGGCCAGCCCACCGTGGTGTGGCCCGAAAAGAAGGGCGGCTTCTGGGCCGAGCTGCTGCGCGACCAGGCCAGGGTGCTCCTCAAGGACCTGGCTACCGATCTGGGCCTGCGGCCCGGTTTGGACTACCGCTGGCCCGCCTCGCCCCTTAATCCATGA